The following nucleotide sequence is from Chloracidobacterium validum.
TGGCGGGTCACTTCGGCGTCGAGCGACTCGGAAGCAATGACACAATCGCCATCGCACACCTCTGGGAAGTCGCGCGCAATCAGCAAGACCGGGCAGTGGTGCATGACGACGATGTATTCTTCTGCCGATCCAGTTTCGACCCGAACGAGATAGCCCATTTCCTCGAAGGAGCGAGCAAATGCCTCGACTCGTTTTTTGAGCGGCTTCCCACTCAGGCGGGGCTTGATCCTGGCGGTAATCGTATCGGCGCGGCTGCGCAGAATGGACGTGACGACTTCGCGGCCAAAGCGCTGTTCGATTTGCTGGAGAATCTCGACGCTCAACACGTCATAGGCCTGGGGAAACAGTTCGTCGGCGC
It contains:
- a CDS encoding helix-turn-helix transcriptional regulator, which encodes MKTNPISGKDTREKIVFLLKTRAPLSVEDLATELSTSGVNVRRYLEVLDRDGLVESTIQRRERGRPVHLYRLTRRADELFPQAYDVLSVEILQQIEQRFGREVVTSILRSRADTITARIKPRLSGKPLKKRVEAFARSFEEMGYLVRVETGSAEEYIVVMHHCPVLLIARDFPEVCDGDCVIASESLDAEVTRQCALSEGASCCRFIIRQCLAEA